In the genome of Lactuca sativa cultivar Salinas chromosome 3, Lsat_Salinas_v11, whole genome shotgun sequence, the window ACTTTCATTCATCTGattattgttatgatattgtattaCCAATTTATTACAAAGAAAACCGATCTTCTTCGGGAGTACTTGTAAATCTCACCAACCAAAACATCGAATCTTTGAAGTATTTCTGCGATGAAAAACTTCATGTGGAAGTTGAAGACAAGTACAACGAGCCTGTGGCGTGGATTGGGATCTACATCTCAATAGCATCATTATTCTGCATTCTCGCCATGGCAGCCGATTTGTGGAATGGTTTCCgaaaaagaaaatattgtttTCCATGTAAATATTTCTCTCTCAATGCTGTTTCCATAACAATGATAGCTGTAGCAATGAAACTCCCCATGGATTTGAATAGTCCAATGCGAGGTTATGTTGATCAGTTAGCTAAGCAAGGAAGCTTGATCTTTATGTGCGTGATGATAGCCAACTTGATTCCATCTTTGGCATCTATGGACAACAAGGCACTCTTTGCAAATGTCATAGGTTTGGCTATTCTCATTATCACCATGATTGTTAATGTTTACATGCAGATGAATACCGGGGTTATTGAGCATAAAGTTTTCAGTCTTAGGATAGGTAAGTACACTTTTATAAAGCCTCACTTCATGAATGTAGCATACATCTATGTGGCTATGTTGCTCTTTTTTCTAGTAATTTTGATCTCGTCTGCTATAATTGTTCCAACCTCTAAGCAAATTTTACAACTCAAGTATCAAGCCACTAtgaaaacaactttaattaatgATCAATATCCAAACGAGACATTTGCTATTGAGAAGCTACGAGAGCATATGAAAAGATACTGGATCATGGCAGAAACGGGTAGCCCACAATTTGTGATGGCTAATAATCCATTATCATTTGCTTCTGGTGTGATTTGTGTAATTGGTCTAGCCATATATATAAATCTACTCTCGTCAATTTTTATGACACCAATTCTGTTAAGATACCAATCGGATTATAAGTGGTCAGTGATTGCCATTGTTACCACACAGTCCATTGGAGTTGTGGTGGGAGTCGTTGCTCCAATATTTAGATGTTCTACAGTCGTGAGCTTCAAATCTTTTTCTAGGTGGGATAGGAATCATTTGGATGTCTTTAAGGTAGAGACGTATTGGATTAAAGAGTTGTGTGAATGGAAAGAAAGTCATATAACCTTTCTATCAAATGGTCGTAGATCAAGAAGGCTTATGCGCATATTGAAAAACCTCGTTCTAATCCCTTCCATTGGATTTCAGAAGGCAGTTGTGGTAACTTGCAAAATTATAGGGCTCATCCTTGTACTGGTTCTACTCATATTCATGTGTTGTTCATATTATTTTATGTCATTGAAAGAGATGATCTTTAGTCCACCCTCAAGAAGCAGTGATGATATAGGCGAATTTGAAGAACTTAgcaattatgttttgtttttggaaGACAATATGGAGCTTTCTGAAAGAACATTTAAACGAATTTCAAACTCCATCAATCACTTGATTGAAAAGGCTGAGAAAGAACAAGACAACAATCTTGTTAAGTTTATTGAAAATTCTGTTGGCCGATTCGAGGGAGTAGAGAAATTTGATATTTATGAAGTTCAACCACTGCTTTCTATTAAACTTCCTAACAGTTGGAGCTTACCAATAGTAACCTTAACGTGCATTGCCATTGCACTCCCAAATATTGGTAAGGATGCAACTAACTGGTTGATCAAATGTGTTGGTGAAGGTCTTTTTTACACCCGTGTTGTTGAGGAAAACTTGAACAATGGATGTAAGTATGTAAACATTCAAAAGGCAGCTATGACATCGTGGGATGAGGTAGAAGACAACAACAAATGGTTAGAGAACAGCTTGGGAAAAAGCACTTACGAAGGAAAAACATCAAGAGAGATCCTTGAATGGTTTGCTCACAAAGCAGAAGAAATTGTGATAGAAGTTAGCAAAAGCACAAATGAAGGAGAATCGGTTGAATACCTTCCACAGAAGTTGATTGTTGCTAATTCAATGTACCGAATTGCACATTCAATCATGCTTACCTACCAAAGTAACATCTTAGGGATAACTGAAGAACAGTTGTTTGCTCTATTATCTCACATGATTGCAGACATATTGGTTGCTTGCTTCACCAACATACCACGAGTCATAACAATGAAATGCCATGAAAGTGCAATAGAGAAACGGGAGGCTAGTGTTGAGGCTGCAGCTAAGCTTCTTGGTAGGACTACTGAGATAATAAAAAGACTTGAAATGTATCAACTACCAAGCATTGATCACAAAAAGATGGCATATATTGATGAATGGCGTTTTCATTTGCAGTGTATCCCTTAGAATTAGCTGCCTTTAATATATAGCCAAGGTAAACTTGTATGACTATATGACACAATTCTTGTATGTGTGTATCTGTATAGGCATAATATTTGCAGCGCATCCCTTGGAAGTTGATTGTTGCATATAATTTTGAGAAGTGTACTATTGCCTATTATACTTTCAATAGATATGCATGTTGCAAATTTTGTTGAAGCGAAATATAGATATATTCATGTTACAAATGTTGTTGAA includes:
- the LOC111909060 gene encoding uncharacterized protein LOC111909060, with amino-acid sequence MGSYFHSSDYCYDIVLPIYYKENRSSSGVLVNLTNQNIESLKYFCDEKLHVEVEDKYNEPVAWIGIYISIASLFCILAMAADLWNGFRKRKYCFPCKYFSLNAVSITMIAVAMKLPMDLNSPMRGYVDQLAKQGSLIFMCVMIANLIPSLASMDNKALFANVIGLAILIITMIVNVYMQMNTGVIEHKVFSLRIGKYTFIKPHFMNVAYIYVAMLLFFLVILISSAIIVPTSKQILQLKYQATMKTTLINDQYPNETFAIEKLREHMKRYWIMAETGSPQFVMANNPLSFASGVICVIGLAIYINLLSSIFMTPILLRYQSDYKWSVIAIVTTQSIGVVVGVVAPIFRCSTVVSFKSFSRWDRNHLDVFKVETYWIKELCEWKESHITFLSNGRRSRRLMRILKNLVLIPSIGFQKAVVVTCKIIGLILVLVLLIFMCCSYYFMSLKEMIFSPPSRSSDDIGEFEELSNYVLFLEDNMELSERTFKRISNSINHLIEKAEKEQDNNLVKFIENSVGRFEGVEKFDIYEVQPLLSIKLPNSWSLPIVTLTCIAIALPNIGKDATNWLIKCVGEGLFYTRVVEENLNNGCKYVNIQKAAMTSWDEVEDNNKWLENSLGKSTYEGKTSREILEWFAHKAEEIVIEVSKSTNEGESVEYLPQKLIVANSMYRIAHSIMLTYQSNILGITEEQLFALLSHMIADILVACFTNIPRVITMKCHESAIEKREASVEAAAKLLGRTTEIIKRLEMYQLPSIDHKKMAYIDEWRFHLQCIP